Within the Bacillota bacterium genome, the region CACGGAACTGGCGGCCGTCCTGGCCGACATGCTCGAGCGGCAAGGCCGGGCCTTGTAGGTCGGCCGGCGACGGACAGCCAAGGGGCGCAAGCCACGGAGGGCAAAGGGGGTTCGACCATGTCAGGGGCCGCCGGTCCGCAATTCATGGAGAAGACCACGTATCGGCAAATGGGTCCGTCGGATCAGGAGAAGGGGCTGCCCCAGCCGCCCTTGGAGAAGCCGGTCGCGGCGGCCCGGCGCCGGATCGACTTGCCCGACCCGAGGACGGTTCCGGTGACGGCCATCGATCTGACGGCGGCCATCGCCGCCCGGGTCAGCACGCGGAAGTTCGCCGCCGCCCCGATGACCCTGGGCGAGCTGTCCTATCTTCTCTGGGCCACGCAGGGAGTCAGGCAAGTGACCATCCGACCGACCACCCTCAGGACCGTGCCCTCGGCCGGAGCCCGTCACCCCTTCGAGACCTACCTCCTGGTCAACCGGGTCGCCGGGCTGCCGCCCGGGCTCTATCGTTACCTGGCCATCGATCACAAGCTGGTGGAGGAAGACCGGAGCGAGGGGATCGCCGACAGGGTCCTCGACGCCTCCCTGCGGCAGCAGTTCTTGGTCGAAGGGGCGGCGACTTTCATCTGGGTCGCCGTGGCCTACCGGAGCTTCTGGCGGTATGGCGAGCGCTCCTATCGTTACCTGCACCTTGACGCCGGGCACGTGGCCCAGAGCCTGTACCTGGCGGTCCAGGCCGTGGGAGGCGGCTGTTGCGTGGTTGGGGCCTACGACGACGAAGCGGTCAACGCGGCGATCGGCCTCGATGGGGTCGAGGAGTTCGTCATCTACATGGCCGGGGTTGGGAAGACCGGCGGCTGACCGCCGGGGGGCCAGGAGCCGGCTGCCGAAATCCGATCCTCCCCCTTCTGCTCATCATTCCAGGATACTCCTGAGGGGGGTGGGCCATCACCGAGAAGGGCGGCGAGGTCGGGAGGAAGGCCGGGCCGGTTCGGCGAACCATATGCCGGCCGTGATAACCTCGGTGGGAGGAGGCTCCCGAGAGGAACCTGGGAGGGCCTTGGGTTTGGCGAAAGGTAACCGCCTCAGCGCACGCCTCGGTTGGAGCCTGCTCTCATGGGCGGGAGTAATGTTCGTCCCCGGCGGTCTGGTCTGGATCGCCAAGTGGCGGCCGTCGCCTCCCCCGTACTTCGTCCTTCGCAACTACCCGTTCGGCGACTATGCCGAATCGTGGCAGGTGGCCATGGGCTTTGCCTTCGTCGCCTTCGGGCTTCTTTTCGCCGCGGCCTCAGGTGTGGCCGGAAGGACGAAGTCGCGATCGATGTGGGTGGCCATGCTCGTCAGTTGGCTGCTCCTGATGTTCCCCCATGCCTTCATCGGGGTGACCTTCGCCATCGAGGACCCTTCTTTGAAGAGCCTTGGGATTTCGGCCTACGTGATCCCCTTCGCGGCGTTATGGGGAGCGGTGGTCGCAGCCGGGTTCATCCTGTCCGGCCGGGACGTGTGGCGGCAATACTAGCTTGAGGACGGATCCCGCTGTCCGGCATACCACCGGCGGCGGGGAGAAAGGACATCAAGAGTGGACACTATCCATGGCACGCCCGCCTCGCCCGGGATCGCTCTGGGCCCGGCGGTGCTCTTCAAGAAGGCCAAGGTCGAGATCGTCCGTCGCCGGCTGGAGGAGGCGGACATCGAGCCGGAGATGGCCCGCTTCAAGGCGGCCATCGAGGCCAGCCGCGGCCAACTCGAGGCCCTGGCGGAGCGGACGGCCAAGGAGGCCGGCGAGGCCGAGGCGGCCATCTTCCAGGCCCACCTGATGTTCCTCGATGACCCGGCCATCGTCGAGACGGTGGAGGACCGCGTTCGTTCCCAGCGCCGCAACGCTGAAGCGGTGGTCGCCGAGGTCACCGCCGAGCAGGCCGCGGCTCTGGCCGCTCTGCCCCACGCCTACCTGGCCGAACGAGCGGCCGATGTCCGTGACGTCGGTGACCGGATCGTCCGCAACCTCGTCGGGGTGGGGGGAGGCCCGGCCGGGGCCGGCGTCGCCGGCGCGGCCGGTGAGGAGGCGGACCCGGCTTCGGCCTCTCCCGGGATCCTCTTCGCCCACGACCTGGCCCCGTCGGACACGGCCCAACTGGACCGCCGACTGGTCCTGGCCTTCGTGACCGAGGTCGGCGGCCCGACCTCGCACACCGCGATCATGGCCCGCTCCCTCGGGATTCCGGCGGTGGTCGGGACGGGTGACGTCTTGGCCCGGGTCCGTGAGGGGATGGCCGCGGCCATCGACGGTGATGCCGGCTCGGTCGTCCTCGGCCCGGACGAGGCCGCCTCCCGGGGGTTCGAACGGCGACGGCAGGAGGCGACGGCCAGGCGGGAGGGTCTGCGCCGATTGAGGGACCTCCCGGCCGTCACCACCGACGGCCGGGCGATCGAGCTGGCGGCCAACGTCGGTCATCCGCGGGAGGCCGCCCCGGCCCTCGAATACGGGCCGACCGGGGTGGGGCTGTACCGGACGGAGTTCCTCTTCCTCGACCGTGATACCCTGCCCGATGAGGATGAACAGTACGAAGCCTATCGGGCGGTCGCCGAGGCCTTCGGCCGATACCCGGTGATCATCCGCACCCTGGACATCGGCGGCGACAAGGAGGTGCCGGCCCTGGGGCTGCCCAGGGAGAGCAATCCCTTCCTGGGGTGGCGGGCCCTGCGCATCTCTCTGCAACGGCGCGACCTATTCGAGACCCAGCTGCGGGCGATGT harbors:
- a CDS encoding SagB/ThcOx family dehydrogenase; translated protein: MSGAAGPQFMEKTTYRQMGPSDQEKGLPQPPLEKPVAAARRRIDLPDPRTVPVTAIDLTAAIAARVSTRKFAAAPMTLGELSYLLWATQGVRQVTIRPTTLRTVPSAGARHPFETYLLVNRVAGLPPGLYRYLAIDHKLVEEDRSEGIADRVLDASLRQQFLVEGAATFIWVAVAYRSFWRYGERSYRYLHLDAGHVAQSLYLAVQAVGGGCCVVGAYDDEAVNAAIGLDGVEEFVIYMAGVGKTGG
- the ptsP gene encoding phosphoenolpyruvate--protein phosphotransferase; translated protein: MDTIHGTPASPGIALGPAVLFKKAKVEIVRRRLEEADIEPEMARFKAAIEASRGQLEALAERTAKEAGEAEAAIFQAHLMFLDDPAIVETVEDRVRSQRRNAEAVVAEVTAEQAAALAALPHAYLAERAADVRDVGDRIVRNLVGVGGGPAGAGVAGAAGEEADPASASPGILFAHDLAPSDTAQLDRRLVLAFVTEVGGPTSHTAIMARSLGIPAVVGTGDVLARVREGMAAAIDGDAGSVVLGPDEAASRGFERRRQEATARREGLRRLRDLPAVTTDGRAIELAANVGHPREAAPALEYGPTGVGLYRTEFLFLDRDTLPDEDEQYEAYRAVAEAFGRYPVIIRTLDIGGDKEVPALGLPRESNPFLGWRALRISLQRRDLFETQLRAMWRAAAHGNILVMFPMVATIGEIRQAKAALRAAREGLVAEGKTVGAKLPAGIMVETPAAAVAADILAKEVDFFSLGTNDLIQYTLAVDRVNEKVAYLYDPFNPAVLRLIDKTVDAAHRAGIWCGMCGEMAGLAAAAPFLVGIGLDELSMSPPSVPLVKEAIRGMSAREAGRLARQALDCESGEEVRELLKSLPTGREG